The window TTTTGAAACCTAGTTACAGGGCACAGTAAAACCTATTCATATGTTGATTTTCTGTGTTCTAGATAGGTTTACAGATTTATCAACTGGCATGTTATACAGCAAAACCAGAGATGTAGTCATTGATCAGTTTATCAGAGGTTCTTTTATTCATTGAAAATTAAGATTTATTGATAACCTTTATTACTAAATGTCCTCTTGAGGTCTTGGTGCGATTCAGAACCTCTGAGTAAGACTGCACATTTCAAGACATTTGTAGATTTTTATTAGTACCACTTTAGTTCATCATCTGCATAAGTGTTTGCACTTCATAAACAAATAAGTAATAAGGAAACATATGTTTGAGAATGAATATTAATTTatactaattttttttccctctagaTTGTGCGAACCTTCAAGATTGAGACACGGAAAGCATCAAAAGCTGTTGCCAGAAGAAAGGTcagtttttaaatcaaactcaaCCATTTCCCATTTTATTCCTGAACAACAGCCAGTAAAGTCAGTGTCACATATTATCCTGCACTCGCAGAACTGGAAGAAATTCGGCAACTCAGAGTTTGATGCACCAGGTCCTAATGTTGCCACCACTACAGTCAGCGACGATGTCTTCATGACTTTCATCTCCAGCAAAGAGgtgagaatctttttttttttttttcttgtgctgctgtttttgtttactgATCTAATCCTTAAACAAATGTGAACTGTGGTCTGCATTTTACTTGATTTatcttttgcattttgcaggaCTTGAATGCCCAAGACCAGGATGAAGATCCGATGAACAAGCTGAAAGGACAGAAGATCGTGTCTTGTCGTATTTGCAAAGGCGATCACTGGACCACCCGCTGTCCGTACAAGGACACATTGGGCCCAATGCAGAAGGAGCTGGCTGAACAGCTCGGGCTTTCCACTGGAGACAAAGAGAAGCCTGCTGGCTCTGGTACCATGAGCATACCATTCATATACTCCAATAGTTTGCTGTCAGATGTTCTGTAGCAGTTTGGTGTTCCTATAGTTGCCTTGACTAATTTTACCTGCTTTCACCAGCGGAGCCGGAGcctgcacagcctgcacagaGCAAGACTGGGAAGTATGTTCCTCCGAGTCTGAGGGATGGCGGCACGAGAAGAGGGGAGTCCATGCAGCCTAACCGCAGAGGTGGGTGCACGTTGGTGTCTGCTTATACTACACACACCATTCTTTCCTTGAGAAATTATCAGACCGTAGAAAACATTGGACGTGGCTTCGtggtcagaaaaatgaagccaatgcggAGGTGCCTAAAAAGCTGCATTGTGTTTTATAACCACCAGATGGTGAAAGCCGTAGTTTCAAAAAGACTTCCGGTCCTGTGGAAATCTTGTCTGCAGGAAGCTTTCTGACTTCTCCAGCTGAGTTTATctgctcagtcactcatttttgTCAAGTCTGTTTTGCAAATCTTGGTCATGCCATGTTTAAAAAGGGAGGATGAGATCATGCACACGTTGACTAATGAGTTGTCCATCACAAATCATTAGCCACTGAGTGTGCAGTTTCAGTCAGACTCACCCACCCTTCCTCATGACACCCAATTTTTTGCAACCAAGATGAGACCAGGAGAAACG is drawn from Archocentrus centrarchus isolate MPI-CPG fArcCen1 chromosome 8, fArcCen1, whole genome shotgun sequence and contains these coding sequences:
- the eif3g gene encoding eukaryotic translation initiation factor 3 subunit G produces the protein MPSIEYDDSKPSWADQVEEEGDEGTLPSPKETIKGNIKTVTEYKIDEDGKKYKIVRTFKIETRKASKAVARRKNWKKFGNSEFDAPGPNVATTTVSDDVFMTFISSKEDLNAQDQDEDPMNKLKGQKIVSCRICKGDHWTTRCPYKDTLGPMQKELAEQLGLSTGDKEKPAGSAEPEPAQPAQSKTGKYVPPSLRDGGTRRGESMQPNRRADDNATIRVTNLSEDTRETDLQELFRPFGSISRIYLAKDKNTGQSKGFAFISFHRREDAARAIAGVSGFGYDHLILNVEWAKPSNN